The genomic interval CTAACACTTGCACAGATTCACTCAGGGCGCCAGTCAGCATCACTCGCCTTCCTAAGCCAACTACGCCTATCATTACTCAAGCAGGAAATGATAGTTTAGTTTGTAATGTAATAGGTGCAGAATATGAGTGGAGCTTGAATGGAGATATTCTTGAGCAAACCTCAAAAAGTATTTATGTAAATAAGGCAGGAACCTATAGAGTAAGGGTAAAAGATAGCGTAGGTTGTATCTCAGAAGAATCAGCTGCTTTTTCTTTTGTGCTTACCGCAATCGATACCTACCTATCTTCTCTTATTAATGTTTATCCCAATCCTAGTAGTGGAAGAATTACCATTTCTATTCCTGCTAGTCTAGGTCCAGATGTAGAGCTGTCCGTTGTAGATGCAATAGGCAAAAACATTCAAACTTTTCCTATTACAATCAAGGGTAATGGAGATTATCGACAAGAGATTGATCTCTCAAATAGAGAGAAGGGCTTGTATATATGTAAGCTCCACACTTCAAAAGGAGTAGTAGTAAAAAAACTATTCAAACAGTAAGTAACAGGACACAATTTAGGAATAAACAAATGGGCATAAATTGTAAGTAGGAATAAACAAAAAGTTGAAAATCTGCTCAGAAAAGGTGTATGTTCGAGTTCCGGAAAAGCACCAAAAAAGCCCTTAATTTGCAAAATTAAGGGCTTTTTTCATTTCTGCGGTCCGGACGGAACTTTATTTTACAAAGTTAACTCTTTAGCTATTAAATAGTTGCGGACTACACATAGTTAAGGAATAAACCTAGGCATAAACATTTTTCATTAAAATTAATTATCTGATTATCAGCAACTTGAAGCGAAAATTTATTCGTTATCAAACTATCAGTTTTTTCACAAAGGTTTCTTTAGCTGTTTCTATATGTAGAATATGGATACCAGCTTTTATATCTGATAGTGATAGTTCTCTTATTTGCCTGATTTATATAACTATTTGCGTTAGAGTAAAGAAATATAGAAGATAGACTTAGTGAAAGAAACATAGAAGTATTTTTATTGATGTTAAGTAATTAAACACAATTAAGTATAATATTTTCATCTACTTCAAGTTTTTTAAAATCAAGTTTAAAGTAAGTACCCAATCCTGAAAAGATGGTATAAAGTGCCTCCTTAAGCGCTTCTACAGACAGATAGTCTTCGGCTTTGAGCCAATGATATTTCACCTGCTTCCAAAATCGTTCGATCCTGTTAAGATGAGGACTATACTTAGGCAGCAAAAAGATGTATAATCCTTTCTGTTCCCATTCTTCTTTTTTGACTTCCCATAGGCCACATGTATGCCAGGAGGCGTTGTCTAAGACTATGACAGTAAACTTGGAAATAGATGTTGAGAAGGCCTCTACACATTCAATGATAAAGTCAGCGTTTAGACTCCCACTTTTCTGATAAGTAAGCAACTCATTATTTGTACTTAACAAGCCAAATACATTTATCCTTGTACTTCTTTGGGATAAAATAGGGGCGTGTTCGCCTTTTTTGATCCATCCATAAGGTACACAAGGGGTAAGGCAAAACCCTGATTCGTCTCCAAAATATAAATCTATACTGCCTGTCTGTGCCAAATAAAGCAAAGCATGTAATCGCTTGACTTTCTGCTCATATGCTTCTTTGTTTTGCAATGGCTTTATCCATTTACGGAAACGTTTCCATCGGTAGTCAATTTTTTTAAAAACCGCTTCAAGGTCATCTCACTCATAGCCGTGCCTAATTTAGCTTCTATCTCTCGCTTAGCTAATTTAAGTTGTTGTTTTTCTTTCTCTATGCTATTTTCCACTACTTCAACATGGGTAGCATTACTGGTAGTAAGGATGGGTTTTCTGCCTTTCCCTTTTTGGTTCTTTAACCCTACCACACCTGTTTTCTCAAAGCGATCAAACCACTTATAAATACTTAACTGACTTACTTGAAAAATGCTTGCTAACTTCTGTACTTGATAGCCTTGATTGGATAACAGTATACATTGGCAACGGTTACGTTCCTGATAACTTTTACTATCTTTATGAATCTTCTCTAAGTCTTGTTTTTGCTTGTCTGTAATCTTCTTGATATAACGCATAAGCAAAGATACAATTTGCCAAAATCTTATACTTAATTGTGTACTCTTACTTAATATATGTTTGAGTAGAAACTCCCTGATCAATAAAAGCATTCCAAGGAGAAGCTAATCCGGTAACTGGGTCCAATAAAGCCAAAAAATTACGTTGTGCTCCCCCAATCTGTGTAAATCTACCTCCTACAATTATGTTATTGTTTGCTGAAAGAATAGTTTTTACTTCATAATCTGCATTAGGGTTCCAATGCGTTATTTGTCCGGAGGTAATATCTATTGCTGCAATATTATTTCTTTGGGTATCTCCAATGGAAGAAAAACTTCCCCCTACATATAGGATATTATTTGAAAGTAATAAAGTATAAATAGGACTTTTAACTTTCGGATTCCATGATTTGTCTAAGCTATAATTCGGATTGATATGGACTAAGAATGCGAAATCAGCTGCATTGATTACCTTAAAACTACCACCCATAAACCATCCTCCTTTGCCATCAGAAATAATTGTATAAATTGTACCATTTACTTTTGGGAACTGCGCTTTTGCTAATCCAGTAGCTATATCTACAGGTACTCCAGAACCAGTTCTAGGACCTACATAGTCAAAGCTACCACCCAGATATATCGTATTATTTAAAGTGGCCATTGTATAAACACTTGCACTACTATTAATAGAGCCACTACTTACAACGGCCATAGTTGAATCAAGCACTTGAGCTCTAATAGTTAAAGAGAAGGATAATACTATAGCTAAAAAAACAGAGAATAGATTTTTTTTCATAAAAACTAATAGAATGGAACAATACTGTTTAATAAGTTCTATCAGTGGTTTGTAATTATTTGGCAATAACTCAGATAATCCTTTTAAAATAACACACTCACCGTACCTGAATAAGTAAAGCCGCTGTAGGATAGAAGTTCCCTGCCTGTTTCTGCATGGGCAATCCCTTCTCCAATATTGGCTCCTGAACCGATGCCAGTATAAAAAAGTGAAGAAAAAAAGGTAGAGAATTCAAGACGGACGATGTTGGAGGTGCTGTTGAAGTAAAGAATCTGAATTTGAGCAAAACAAGAGCAAGCAAAGAGATTTAAAAAGAGAAGTAGAAGTGTTTTCATAAGGTAAAGCAACCGGCTTGAAGTAGCATATAGTCAGCTTCAAGGGAAAAGGATGCAGACAGGCTAATATATTTATTTCTCACAGATTATTTTCTGTAATTTTTAGCATAAGCTTACTCAATTCCTGTCCTATTTGGGGATAATCAAATCAGCACAAATTATAGGTAGAGATAAACAAAAAGTGGGAAATCTGCTCAGAAAGGGGATATGTTCGAGTCCCGGAAAAACACCAAAAAAGCCCTTAATTTGCAAAATTAAGGGCTTTTTCATTTCTGCGGTCCGGACGGGACTCGAACCCGCGACCTCCGCCGTGACAGGGCGGCATTCTAACCAACTGAACTACCGGACCAACTCCTTTGGATTAAAGTGTTGCAAATGTAAGAGAATATTTTTATTTGATGCAATTTCCCTCCTGAATTTTTTTGTAATTTTTTAAGCTTCCGGCCTTTTTCCTGTGATTCCTCCGGATTTTACTCCTAATTTGCAGCGAATTCAAAGCCCATTCTCAAGCAATTACGGTTATTTCAATTCATGATCCAGATTATTCCTGCTATTGATATTATTAATGGAAAGTGTGTACGCCTGACACAAGGTGATTTTGCCCGTACTACTGAATACAATTCCCATCCGGTAGAAGTAGCCAAATCTTTTGAAGGTGCCGGACTTACCCGGCTGCATCTGGTAGACCTGGATGGAGCCAGGGAAAAAAAAGTAGTTAATTATAAAACACTCGAACAAATAGCAACTCAAACTTCCCTGTATATCGATTTTGGTGGTGGGCTACAGTCAGATAAAGATATTCATATTGCTTTCGATAATGGAGCCAAACAGATCACCGGGGGAAGTGTAGCCGTAAAAAACCGGGATTTGTTTGAAAGCTGGTTAGTCAAACATGGCGGCGATAGGATTATTCTGGGAGCTGATGCCAAAAATGAAAAAATTGCGATTCATGGCTGGAAAGATGTTACCGAACTTTCTGTATATGATTTTATTGGCGAGTATATAGGCAAAGGAGTAAAATATGCAATTAGTACAGATGTTGCCAAAGACGGACTATTACAAGGTCCTTCTTTTCCGCTGTATGGCTTTATTGACTATAAATTCCCAGGCCTGAACGTGATTGCCAGTGGCGGCATCAGCCAGATGGACGATATTCTGCGTTTGAATGAAATGGGGATTTTTGGTGTAATTGTGGGCAAAGCTATCTATGAAGGTAAAATTAAACTCCAGGAGCTCAGCAGGTTTATTGTTGAAAACAAATAAATAAGCTGTTCACACAGTAACTTTGTAAGTGCTGATTCCGATAACAGCACTTAATTTTCTACTGTTCTTTCTATTTATATACTCTGGTCCTATGCTTACAAAGCGTATTATTCCCTGCCTGGATATTAAAAACGGCAAAACAGTAAAAGGCATAAATTTTGAAAACCTCCGGGATGCCGGTGATCCGGTAGAACTGGCGCAATTGTATGCAGAGCAAGGCGCAGATGAACTGGTTTTTCTGGATATTACAGCTACGGTAGAAGACCGGAAAACGTTGATAGAACTCGTACGGAATGTAGCCCGTGCGCTGAATATTCCCTTTACCGTAGGCGGAGGTATTTCATCTGTTTCAGATGTATCCGCTTTGCTGCATGCCGGTGCAGATAAAATTTCGGTCAATTCGGCGGCGGTGCGGAATCCGGAACTGGTAAATAGGCTGGCACAGGAATTTGGCAGTCAATGTGTGGTAGTGGCAATTGATACACGTTTTGTCAATAACGAGCATATTGTGCATACACATGGCGGACGTAGACCTACCGACTTGCGTACCATTGCCTGGGCAAAGGAAGTGGAAGACCGGGGTGCCGGGGAGATTTTGCTTACATCTATGGATACGGATGGCACTAAAAATGGCTTTGCATTGGAATTAACGGCACAGATTTCCCAAACTTTACAAATTCCGATTGTGGCTTCGGGAGGTGCCGGAACCATGGAACATTTCACCGAAGTATTCATACAGGGAAAAGCGGATGCTGCCCTGGCGGCCAGTATTTTTCACTTTAAAGAAATTATGATTCCGGACCTGAAACATTACCTGCAGAAAAAAGGAATTATTGTTAGAAAATAGTTATAGTATTGGGTTATTTTTTCTTCAGCAGAATGAATTACCCCCTTTACATTTCTTATACATGAATATAGATTTTGAGAAAAATAACGGACTGGTACCTGCTATTATTCAGGATGCCTTTACAAACAAAGTGCTGATGCTCGGATATATGAATCCACAGGCATTAGAAAGAACCAGGAAAGAAGGAATCGTTACCTTTTTCAGCCGCTCTAAACAGCGATTATGGACCAAAGGAGAAACTTCCGGTAACTTTTTGAAAGTGAGCGAAATTACAGTAGATTGTGATGGAGATACTTTATTGATAAAGGCGAATCCGGCAGGGCCTGTTTGCCATACCGGAGCTGATACTTGCTTTAATGAAACCAATAAAAATAAGACGGCTTTCCTGGATCATCTGAAAAGTATCATCCACGACCGCCGCATTAATCCTGGTGAAAAATCCTATACTTCGTCTCTGTTTCAAAAGGGAATTAATAAGGTGGCCCAAAAGGTAGGGGAAGAAGCCGTAGAACTGGTGATTGAGGCAAAAGATACGAATGATGAGCTTTTTAAAGGCGAAGCGGCTGACTTGCTATTCCATTTTCTGGTATTGCTGGAGCAGAAAAACATAGACCTCGATCAGGTAATTGAAGTATTGCAAAGCCGGCATAAATAGAGGGAAGTAAACAGTCTTTGGTCTTTAGTAAAATTATGCTATGTAAATTGTTGCCTGCCCACTATGCACCAGTACATCTAAATCTAAGCTTGTTCGTATACAATATTCGTTCACTAAACCACTTAATATATACAAACTTATGGGCTTGCTTGCAAAAATTCTGATATCTGCTGTAGCTGTAATTATTAGTGCCTACCTGATTCCCGGCGTAGGCGTAGATAGTATCCTTACGGCCATCATTGTTGCCATTGTACTGGGTTTACTCAATGCAATTGTAAAGCCCATTTTGGTTATCCTTACCATTCCGGTTACGATTCTTACGCTCGGACTTTTTCTGCTTGTCATTAATGTAATCATTATCTATCTGGCAGACTACCTGGTTCCCGGCTTTAGCGTTTCTGGATTTTTTGCGGCATTATTTTTCAGTATTGTTCTGGCCATAGTTGGCTGGATCTTGGATTCTATTTTTTAAGTTATTTCCAGTTAGAATTTCTACCATTGAATTTCCTGTTTATTTAGGAAAGCAGCTATTCCTTTTTTACAATCTGCACTTTCCCTGGTTTCGGCATTCATTCTGGCAGCAAATCGTAAACCGTTAGTTAAGTCCATCGTCTGGATGTGAGCCATGAGTTTTTTGGTACTGCCCATAGATTGAGCAGAATTATTATGGCAGAGTTTTCTGGCGAATTCCTGCACCTTGAGGGATAATTCTGATTCTTCAGTTATATAATTTATCAAGCCATAAACTTGTGCCTGTTCCGCAGAAATCAGTTCGCCGGATAAGAGTAGTTCTCTGGCTTTCCCCTCCCCTATT from Rhodocytophaga rosea carries:
- a CDS encoding IS630 family transposase, which produces MQNKEAYEQKVKRLHALLYLAQTGSIDLYFGDESGFCLTPCVPYGWIKKGEHAPILSQRSTRINVFGLLSTNNELLTYQKSGSLNADFIIECVEAFSTSISKFTVIVLDNASWHTCGLWEVKKEEWEQKGLYIFLLPKYSPHLNRIERFWKQVKYHWLKAEDYLSVEALKEALYTIFSGLGTYFKLDFKKLEVDENIILNCV
- a CDS encoding helix-turn-helix domain-containing protein — its product is MRYIKKITDKQKQDLEKIHKDSKSYQERNRCQCILLSNQGYQVQKLASIFQVSQLSIYKWFDRFEKTGVVGLKNQKGKGRKPILTTSNATHVEVVENSIEKEKQQLKLAKREIEAKLGTAMSEMTLKRFLKKLTTDGNVSVNG
- the hisA gene encoding 1-(5-phosphoribosyl)-5-[(5-phosphoribosylamino)methylideneamino]imidazole-4-carboxamide isomerase — its product is MIQIIPAIDIINGKCVRLTQGDFARTTEYNSHPVEVAKSFEGAGLTRLHLVDLDGAREKKVVNYKTLEQIATQTSLYIDFGGGLQSDKDIHIAFDNGAKQITGGSVAVKNRDLFESWLVKHGGDRIILGADAKNEKIAIHGWKDVTELSVYDFIGEYIGKGVKYAISTDVAKDGLLQGPSFPLYGFIDYKFPGLNVIASGGISQMDDILRLNEMGIFGVIVGKAIYEGKIKLQELSRFIVENK
- the hisF gene encoding imidazole glycerol phosphate synthase subunit HisF produces the protein MLTKRIIPCLDIKNGKTVKGINFENLRDAGDPVELAQLYAEQGADELVFLDITATVEDRKTLIELVRNVARALNIPFTVGGGISSVSDVSALLHAGADKISVNSAAVRNPELVNRLAQEFGSQCVVVAIDTRFVNNEHIVHTHGGRRPTDLRTIAWAKEVEDRGAGEILLTSMDTDGTKNGFALELTAQISQTLQIPIVASGGAGTMEHFTEVFIQGKADAALAASIFHFKEIMIPDLKHYLQKKGIIVRK
- the hisIE gene encoding bifunctional phosphoribosyl-AMP cyclohydrolase/phosphoribosyl-ATP diphosphatase HisIE, which codes for MNIDFEKNNGLVPAIIQDAFTNKVLMLGYMNPQALERTRKEGIVTFFSRSKQRLWTKGETSGNFLKVSEITVDCDGDTLLIKANPAGPVCHTGADTCFNETNKNKTAFLDHLKSIIHDRRINPGEKSYTSSLFQKGINKVAQKVGEEAVELVIEAKDTNDELFKGEAADLLFHFLVLLEQKNIDLDQVIEVLQSRHK
- a CDS encoding phage holin family protein, with amino-acid sequence MGLLAKILISAVAVIISAYLIPGVGVDSILTAIIVAIVLGLLNAIVKPILVILTIPVTILTLGLFLLVINVIIIYLADYLVPGFSVSGFFAALFFSIVLAIVGWILDSIF